TAATTCGTAGATAGCTGTAGCATTAATTTGTTCAGTATCAATTACTGCACTATATTTAATGCGTTTTTCTAAATATTGGTGATTATTGCGAATATCTTCCGCTTCTGTAACGCCTGTAGTCGGTACACCATCAAGATAGAAGCCAGTATGCGCCATTACTCGCTGGTATATTTGATTTACAGCTAAATTAGAACTCATTACTGCTTCCTCCTTGCCATTACCGTCTGATTTTTCTTACCCCTTTAAAACTATTCCTGTTCGTTTATCAAAATCTAAAACATGATGTTTCTCTGCTTCTCTGGCTAACTCTGTAATTACATCTCCAATTTCTCCAATTTCATTAATTACAACTTGTCCCTGATTTTTACCAGATGTTTCTAAAACCATCAAACCAAAATCTTGCATATCTTCAATTAAATAAACTTGTGAATTAACAAGAACAAGACGATGTTGAAAAAATGAATATTCATAATTTCTTGATTTTAAAAAGTTTAAAACTCTTCTAATTTGTTGTAATGGAAGCTTCTGACTTAATATTTCAATAGTTTTTATTTCTAGAATTTGTTGCCATTTATAAATAACTTTAGGGTGCTGAGGATTACCAAACTTTTCTGGCACTACCAACCCAGTTCTGTCTAAGTAACTGAGTCTGCCAGATTTGATGCCAGTCAAGGCGATGGTTTCTTGTCTAGTAAATCCACTAGCCATAAGAAGTTCTGCACTCCATCGAAAATATAGCGATGTTTTGTTTAAAAGCTAATCTATTTTTTAAACACTTATTTTAAGTATACCCTAAAGTTAAGATATCTTTAAGTTTTTGTTTAAAAACCTTCAGCTTTACTTCAGAGGTTTTGTAACTCTTAGCCTCACCCCTTCAGCATTTGTAGATATCTCTGCACATCAGCTAATACCCAGCCCACAATAACCCAACTTCTGTCGGTTCCACTGCCAAACTCAATATTGCTAACTATTGACTACCCTTTGCATGAGGACGCTACATGAGAAGCCATTGATAAAGTCAATATGAAGTAGGATGTGTTAGACGCAAGCAATACACACCGTCTGCTCTAGCAGTGTTGAGGCGCTTAAATCTTGCTTTTGACAAAAAATCATTTCAAAATATACGCCTAACATACCCTACGGTAATTTTATTTTTACTTTATAAATACTAATGAACTAATATTAAACTTTTTGGTTCTTCCGCGTAAACCTCAGCGTCCCTCCGCGTTTAAAAATAAAATCTCCCTATTCCCCACCAGCAAATAAGGGCAAAATCAAAGCAGCCAAAATTCCCCCCACCACAATTACCTCAATAACTCCAAGAGGGAAATTATTCTGCATGAAATGATTAATTCCTCCCCCAGAATTAGCTGATAAATTACTCAACCAATTTTGCAACCGACTAAACCATTGAGTAGGGCTATCCTCTGGGCGTACTTTCCACGAAAATATAGAAAGTAACAATGGCACACCACCCACGTTGCTAGACATTAAAATATGAAGTGCCAAGCAACCAACCATGAAAACCCAACCAATTAAATGTAGATAGTACCAAGCATGATTTAATTGTCCTGTTGGCAACCATTCTTCTTTCATCATTCTGCCAGACAACACAGCTAAAACAGATGCTATTAACATGAGTGTATTGGCTATTTTTTGCAGGCTTACCCACCAAATTGGTCTACCAACTTGAGTTAAGTTTTGTAAGGAATTTTGTTGTAACAGTCGTTTGTCTCCTGCATGAAAACTGTAGAGGGCGAAGGCGGGAAAGATAAAGAAGAAAAAGACTGCAAATGTGCCGTGGATGTCGATAATTGTACTAATGCGGGGAATCGCTAACTTACCGAATCTACCATCAAAGGTATTGTAAACTAAAAAGCCTGTGATAATGGCGGCGATCGCTAAAATTCCACTCACACCATGAAGAATTTTTAACCACAATGGTTGATAAGGCGCAGAACGAGACATAGTTGCTATTTTCAGCAATATTTACAAAAATATTATTGAATAATAATAGCCTTTTGCCAATAGTTATACTAATTAAAAATTAACTACCGATATTAAAAATAGATTTATATTTAAAACTTTATGATTAAAAGTCCACTTCGGTATCCTGGCGGTAAATCAAAAGCAATCAAGCAAATAATTGAATATTTACCAGAAAGTTTTAATGAATTTCGAGAACCATTGGTTGGTGGTGGTTCTGTATTTATTTACTTAAAGCAAAAATTCCCTAATCTAAAGATTTGGATTAATGACTTAAATACTGAGCTATATCTTTTTTGGAGATATGCTCAGACTAACCTATCTCAATTAGTTGCAGAAGTACGTAAAATTAAAGATAAATGTCAAGATGGAAAACTACTATTTTCAGAATTGACAACTCTTGATGTAAATACATTGTCTGATTTTGACAGAGCAGTTAGGTTTTTTGTTCTCAACAGAATTACTTTTAGCGGTACTGTAGAATCAGGTGGTTTTTCTCAAGAAGCTTTTCATCAAAGATTTACCTATTCTTCTATAGAAAGATTAGAAAAACTAGAAAGTATTTTAACAGAAGATATAAAAATCACTAACTTAGACTATAACCAAGTATTAAATACAGGAGGTGAGAAAATATTTATATTTTTAGACCCACCTTATTTTAGTGCTACAAAATCAAGATTATACGGAAAAGATGGTAATTTACACACTTCATTTGACCATCATAAATTTGCTCAATTACTAGAACAATGTCCCTATAACTGGTTAATTACCTATGACAACTCGCCACAAATTCGAGCCAATTTTCCTTTTGCTTATATCTATGAATGGGAATTACAGTATGGCATGAATAACTATAAACAAAATGTTGCTGCCAAGGGCAAGGAGTTATTTATTACCAACTATATGATTACTATTTAATCTTTGAATATATACAGGTTCTTAACTCTGTGTCTTAGGGTCTCTCTGGAATAATGATTTTTACCACATAGACACAGAGAGTTTTAAGTCAATTAATGTGTTGGCTAGATGAAAAAATTGTGGCTCTTTCGCGTTATTCTAAAAATTAATTTTTTGCATTTAAAATTGCCTCTCAACACACATTAAGCTATGACGACTTCCCCAATACTTACCCAAGATTCTACTAGCTGGTATCTCTTATTACAACAACTCATAGATGGCGAATCTTTAACCAGAACTCAGGCGGCTGAATTAATGCAAGGTTGGCTAAGTGAAGCCGTCCCCCCAGAATTATCAGGAGCAATTTTAACTGCACTCAACTTTAAAGGCGTTTCCGCCGATGAGTTGACAGGGATGGCTGAAGTTTTACAATCTCAATCAAAAATGGGGAGTAGGGAGTGGGGAGTAGGGAGTGGGGAAAATTCTACTCAATCCTCACTTAGCACTCAGCACTCAATACTCAGCACTGTGATTGATACTTGCGGCACTGGTGGCGATGGGTCATCAACTTTTAACATTTCTACCGCCGTGGCCTTTGTGGCAGCTGCTTACGGTGTACCTGTAGCCAAGCATGGTAATCGTTCTGCTTCCAGCTTGACGGGTAGTGCTGATGTGTTGGAAGCCTTGGGTGTCAATTTAAGCGCTCCTAGCGATAAGGTACAAGCCGCACTGCAAGAAGTCGGGATCACATTTTTATTTGCCCCTGGTTGGCATCCTGCACTGAAAGCGGTGGCTGGTTTGCGCCGAACATTAAGAATACGTACTGTATTTAATTTGCTGGGGCCGTTGGTAAATCCTCTGCGTCCTACTGGGCAAGTGGTGGGGTTATTTACTCCCAAACTTTTGACAACTGTTGCTCAGGCTTTGCACAATTTAGGCAAGCAAAAGGCGATAGTTTTACATGGACGAGAACGGTTGGATGAGGCTGGGTTGGGTGATTTAACTGACTTAGCGGTGTTATCTGATGGTGAGTTACAGTTAACCACTATCAATCCTCAAGAAGTGGGCGTTTCACCCGCTCCTATTGGCGCACTCCGGGGTGGGAATGTACAAGAAAATGCTCAGATTCTCAAAGACGTATTACAAGGTGAAGGAACTCAAGCACAAAAAGACGCTGTAGCTTTAAATGCTTCATTGGCACTACAGGTGGCTGGTGCAGTTCCCTTTTTAGACCACGCGCAAGGTGTAAGTGTGGCTAAGGATATATTAAAGACTGGTAGCGCCTGGAAGAAGTTAGAGGAATTGGTACACTTTCTTGGGAGTTAGCGTCTGAGTGCGACTGGCGGCGGAACTCTACAACATTACGCTTGATAGTGACATCGTAATTACCAAAAAAGTCATGCCCTAAAAGCCCAGTTTCCAGTTCCGCCCCAGCGATCGCTACTGGTACTTTATTTACTATTACCCCTCCTACTGCCATCGAATCTACATAACCAATCGGAAATTCCACACCCTTAGAACTAGCGGTATTAGCCTTGGCTTTACCGACAGTTACAACCCCCAAAGCATTCGCCATCTGTTGGGTAATCACAGTCCCACTTGCGCCAGTATCGACAATCATGTCAAATTGCTGCTGACCATTAAAAGTTACAGTCACAATTGGCGTACCTCCCATTCTTCTTTTAATGGGGGCGATAAAAACTTCTTGTTCTGAGCTTAAAGCGGCTGATATGGGTATATCTATTTGCTCAGATGGTAACTGTGTACTGTTAGGTGGCGGTACAGGGATGACATACTGAGGTGAAGGGGATGGCTGGGGTGCAGCAACCGCTACCCTCCTGGGATTGGGTGAGTTTGGCAATGGTCGAGCGATCGCATTAGCTTGGCGCACAGCATACCTAATTTGACGCTGATACTCAGAAATTTTAGTTTGAGCGATCGCAAATTCAGGACTTTGTTTATCCACCTGTTTCATCAGAGCGATCGCATCATTGTATTGACTAGCCACCAAATACCAATCATCAGGTGACTGCGCCGATTGGCTAATACTCACAGCACCAGCCGCCTTATCTAACCCCATCTCAAAAGAACCCGGTTCCATTTGCGACGGTGGCACATCTACCGACGCTGGAATAGTGGGTGCTGCTTGCGGTTCATTAGGTGCTGGTGCTGGCAAATCCTCAGTTACCACAGACTGCTGATTACGAAGAATAGCCGTTTTCTGATTGCCTTCGCTACAAGCAACACTCAAAACAGCTACAGTACCAGACAAACAAATCAGGATTGCGCGAGATAAAAAAGGCTGAAGCATAATCTCAATCTTACCTGTTCCAGCGAAGGCATTTAAACATTGGGGAGTAGGGAGTGGGGAGTGGGGGAGATGAGGAAGTAGGGGAGGTGGGGGGAGAATTTTTAATTTTTTGTCTACCTTGTCTACCTCATCTCCTTCATCTCCCTCATCTTCCTCATCTCCTTCCGCAATAGTTGTGGCATTTTCCCATAATTTCACTATTTTGATTTTAAGTTTTAATTAATTTACTTGCGAACGTCTAATTTACAAACTCATGGGATAATTAACACTCGCAGTATTATAGGGACTGGGGACTAGGAGCTAGAGACTAGGAAATTACAGAGAAGACGATAAGAGAGAAACTCCCCGCTCTCCCTCATCTCCCTCATCTCCCCCACTCCCCACTCCCCACTCCCCACTCCCCAATTCTATTCATCGCTTATGCCCTTGTCTGACGCAATCCCCGCTCTCCTTGTTTTAGCAGATGGAACCGCTTACCGTGGTTGGTCTTTCGGTGCGACGGGAACCACTATAGGCGAAGTTGTGTTCAACACTGGTATGACTGGATATCAAGAAGTGTTGACCGATCCTAGTTACTGCGGTCAAATTGTCGTGTTCACCTATCCCGAATTGGGGAATACAGGCGTTAACCCAGAAGACGAAGAATCAGAACGTCCGCAAGTGCGGGGTGCGATCGCCCGTAATATCTGTTATAAACCCAGTAACTGGCGATCGGCACAATCCTTACCCGACTACCTCAAACAGCATCAAATCCCTGGCATCTTTGGCATTGATACCCGCGCTCTTACCCGCAAAATTCGCATGTACGGAGCGATGAATGGTGGTATCTCTACAGAAATTTTAGATGAAGCGGAGTTGTTAGAACAGGTACAAGCAGCCCCCAATATGAGCGGCTTAAATCTAGTTAGAGAAGTCACCACCTCTCAAGTTTACGAATGGTCAGATCCGACAACCTCAATTTGGGAATTTAACCCAGAAGCTCAGGTAAATAGTCAGGAATCCTTGACCGTTGTAGCTCTAGATTTTGGTGTTAAACGTAATATTTTGCGGCGTTTAGCCAGTTATGGTTGTCGAGTCATTGTTGTACCTGCCGATACATCACCAGAAGAAATCCTCAAATACAATCCAGATGGTATTTTCCTATCTAACGGCCCTGGCGATCCCTCGGCGGTGACAGAAGGAATTACCACAGCCAAAGCCTTGCTCGAAAGCCAAAAACCCATGTTTGGTATTTGTATGGGACACCAAATTTTGGGTCATGCTTTAGGGGCAGAAACCTTTAAGCTGAAATTTGGGCATCGGGGTTTAAATCAACCTGCTGGTTTACAACAACGGGTAGAAATCACCAGCCAAAACCACAGCTTTGCGATTGACCCAGATTCCTTACCTGAGTCGGTTGTAGAAATCAGCCACCTCAACTTAAACGATCGCACAGTCGCCGGTTTACGCCACAAATCTCTCCCCGTATTCTCAGTCCAGTACCACCCAGAAGCCAGCCCAGGCCCTCACGACGCTGATTACTTATTTGCCCAGTTTGTCCAAGAAATGCGAGCAGCAAAACAAGCAACCACAGCCCAAGTGAGTTAAAACGGTACAAGAAACTAGGGATTAAGGACTGGGGAATATAATAAAACCCGTATAGCTTATTTCAAAGTCTCAAAAATTCTTAATTTTGAATTTTGAATTTTGCGGAAAGTTCTGTAGGTGGGTTTCCCACCGTAGGAAACTTTCCAAGACGAATTTTGAATTTATTCCCCAACCCCCCATATCTCAGCAGGTTGTAGACAACGCGCCCAAAAACCATTTATACTTGAGCGTTCACTTTAACGACGAGGAGGGAATTATTGCTGAACCACTAAATCTAACCGTAAGCCTGAGAGGGACTCGTGAAGCCCGCGATAACTATCAGCTATTCCGCCTCACAGGTCTGTTAGATGCCTTTTCTGAGCCGACGTTTCGCAAGGTACTTGGCGGCAAAATTGATGAAGGCCCAAAGCATATTATTCTGGATCTTTCGCAAATTGACTTTGTTGACAGTTCCGGCTTGGGCGCTCTAGTGCAACTAGCCAAGCAGGCACAAAATGCCGAAGGAACCTTGCAAATTGTCACCAATGCACGAGTCACACAAACGGTCAAGCTCGTTCGCCTAGAGAAGTTCCTCTCACTGCAATCCACGGTTGACGCAGCTGTAGAAAACATAAAGGGTGCTTGATCTATAGAAAAATTAAGCTATTCCGAGCTTTTCGGCATAGCTTAATTTATAGGTGAGTAATAAGTGCTGTTAGCGGTAGCGGCGCGTTTAGCGCGTGCTGAGTAATAAGTGATAAATATTGTTTGTCTCCCTCATCTCCCCCACTCCCTTATCTCCCCCTATAGATAGATGCTTGATAAATAGAGTAAAGTATAAAGACAATAGAGATATCGTTGAAATTTATAAAAAACTACTAGAATTAGGTATCCCAAACATTTAGCTTTTGCTTTCAATAATACCCAGTCAAGGAATGATGAATTTGTGAAGTCCCAGGAGGAAGAGTTATTAGATAAACAAGATGAAGACCTCAAGCCGGATTTATCTTGGAATCAAGCACTCTTGGCAACCACTGCGCCGTTAATCCAAAATATTTCTCAAACACAATTGCAACAACTTTCCCCGGCGGCTTTGGCTTATTTAGGGGATGCAATCTATGAACTATATGTTAGAATGTCTTATCTGCTACCACTGAAGCGATCAGATGCTTACCATCGATTAGTAGTAGCACAAGTAAGAGCAGAAACACAGGCGCTACATTTGCGATCGCTGACTCCTTACCTCAAGGCAAGTGAATTAGAAATTGTCCGCCGAGGCCGTAATGCTGCCACAGGTCGCCCCAAAAGGGTTGATCCCGAAATATATCAACAAGCAACTAGTCTTGAAGCTTTAATTGGCTATCTTTATCTGACTGATTTCCCACGTTTGACCGAACTTTTACAGAAAATCTATTTAGAGACAGAAGAATAAATTAAAGATTTCATCTCTGGCAAAATTTTTACGTCGAGGTTCCGTACATCCAGGAATCGGATTGTCTACCCATGCGCCATACGTCAAAATCCTATGACTAATAAACCTAAAAAAATCAAGACCTCAAGCGAAGCAAATCGCGGACAACCAATCAAAATCAAAGGTAAGCGAGTTCTAGCTAATCCTATTCGTAGTTCTCGTCCAAGTAGTGAAGGTAATTCTTCCACTTCTTCTAAGCCTCGTCCGCCACGCCCTCAGCGCAAATTTGTAGATACAGCCCCCACACCTAAACCACAAGAAGATAGCGACGTTATTTATGGTCGTCATCCCGTGTTGAGTGCCTTAGAAAATCAACGTGAACTCAACCGGCTCTGGGTAACGCCTCGCCTCCGTTACGATCCCCGATTTCATAATTTGATTCTGCAAGCCAAAGAAAATGGCACAGTCATTGACGAAGTAGAACCCAAACGCTTAGACCAAATTACCAATCAAGCTAATCACCAGGGTATAGCAGCCCAGATTGCGCCTTATTCATATATTGAGTTATATGAACTAATTGCCCAAGCTAAATCTACTACCGATCCGGTAATTGTTGTAGCTGACGGCATTACAGATCCTCATAACTTGGGTGCAATTATCCGCACAGCCGAAGCAATTGGCGCTCAAGGGTTGGTCATTCCTCAAAGAAGGGCATCAGGGATCACTTCTACAGTGGTAAAGGTAGCAGCCGGCGCTTTAGAAAACTTTCCTGTCGCTAGAGTAGTAAACCTCAGCCGTGCTTTAGAAGATTTGAAAGAAGCTGGTTTTTGGATTTACGGTACGGCGGCTGGTGCTAGTGAGCCTCTGCATACAGTCAGCTTTCGTGGGCCGATAGTTTTGGTTGTTGGCTCAGAAGGGGAAGGGTTGAGTATGTTAACTCAGCGCTCATGTGATGTTTTGGTATCAATTCCTCTGGTGGGTAAGACCCCTAGTCTCAATGCCTCTGTTGCAGCAGGAATGGCACTTTATGAGATTTTCCGCCAAAGATCACTAAACACTTTGTACTTAGATAAATTACCAAAACCTCTATGAAAATCATCAGTAAAAGAGTATAAAGAAATGTAACAACAAAAAATATTAATAATCTGTTGTTAAACATTCAGTACCACTTTGATCAATTGGCAACAACCATGACAACAATTTGGCAACACCTGAAGGAAATTACAATTAATAGTTTCAATTCATTAGGCTTGGCTTGGTGGGTAGAAATTACCACCCAAAACCCTCGCTGCACATACTATTTCGGCCCGTTCCTGAGTTCTGCTGAGGCAAAGGTAGCTATCAAAGGCTACTTAGAGGATTTAGAAAGCGAAGGGGCGCAAGGGATAGGTATAAACGTGAAGCGCTGCAAGCCTGAGAATTTGACAATTGCTGATGACCTGGGGGAACGTCTTGACCGCAAAGTAAAGCCTGCCTTTAGCGGTCAGATGTAGATTAGGCAATTAGTCAATAGTGATTAGTCATTAGTCAATGGTCATTAGTCATCAGTTATTGTATTTGACTTTTGACTATAGACTATGGAGTCTGGACTATTGACTACTAATTACCTGTGAGTTGTTTGCTAACCACAGGTCAATATCGCTTAGTACCTGTTGGGGTATTTCCCAAGGGAAAAGATGAGCGGTATTGAGGTAGCATTGCCATTGGCTATGTTTGATGTTTTGTGCTGTTTCTAAACTGGAAGCGGCTGTAATGTGTCTATCAAGAGCGCCAGCAAGCACTAAACTAGGACAGTGAATTTGCTCAAGGTCGGCGACACGATTGTATCCTAAGCGGAGGGCGCTGTTAAGAGCGCGAGTTGCAAATGTAGAAGTTTGCAAATAGGCTGGGACTGCTTCTTGGGCAATGTAATTATAAGCTGTGGGTGTGTGTTGTTGGATGAGGTAGCGAAAGAGCGATCGCTTACCAAAAGTTTCGATATTCCAGCCCCAACTCGGTTTAATATAATTCAGTAGAGCCGCAATACCTGTATAAAGGTTATCTTGCCAGGAAATCGGCGGGTGATTTCCTCTCGGTCTAGCGGCTGTAGCCACCAAAATCAATCCGGTGATCCGTTGCGGGAGGCGCAAGGCTAACTCCATTGCTAAAATTCCACCCAGCGACCAGCCTAATACTAGGCATTTTTCAATTTGCAAGTCGTCTAGTAAAGCTTCTAGGTCAGTTAAATGATCCTGCATAGTAAAATCGCTACGAAAGCGACTTTTGCCGTATCCACGTAAATCAGGGGCAATAGTTTGGTAGCGTTTTGATAAGTGATTGGTAAATACAGAAAGGCTGCGACCGCTACCAGGATGACCATGTAATCCTAAGATGGGGAAGCCTTGACCTTGAATGTAAAAGTTGAGTTTTTCAGCCACAGCAATCATCAGGTTAATTAGTGGGACTTAGACAAAAGTAAACCCGAACTGACTTGATTTTTTATCTAGTTTGCCGGAAAGACCCCATATGTATCTTGCGGAATACGGGGAGCGGCGATTTTTAAATTATTTTTACTTCTTAAAAGTCATTTTAGTTAAAATGTGACTAAATCTTTCTATAGATTAGTGCTTGATTATACTGTAAACTCAGTTTAATAATGTAAAAGCACACCATCGACTAATTGAGCGATCGCAAAATTTCTCTCATTCCCATTAAATAGAAAAACGCTACACTCTCTACATCATTATTTTTTAACCAGGAGTTGATGACAATGAGAGGTATCTATACCCTAGCGAATGATAATGTCTACGATCAGCTAATAGCTTTTATCAATAGTTGTCACATAAATGTTGGTAAAGATATTCCAATATGTGTTATTCCCTACAATAACAATATGGATAAAGTTAAAGCAATTACCCAACGTTATCCCAATATAACAATTTTTGATAATCAAGAGGCAATTGCGCAATGGGATAAATTTTATTGGGAATGTTGGAATGCTCATCCCATGAGTCAGGCTTCAAGATGGC
Above is a genomic segment from Nostoc sp. MS1 containing:
- a CDS encoding cytochrome b/b6 domain-containing protein → MSRSAPYQPLWLKILHGVSGILAIAAIITGFLVYNTFDGRFGKLAIPRISTIIDIHGTFAVFFFFIFPAFALYSFHAGDKRLLQQNSLQNLTQVGRPIWWVSLQKIANTLMLIASVLAVLSGRMMKEEWLPTGQLNHAWYYLHLIGWVFMVGCLALHILMSSNVGGVPLLLSIFSWKVRPEDSPTQWFSRLQNWLSNLSANSGGGINHFMQNNFPLGVIEVIVVGGILAALILPLFAGGE
- a CDS encoding DNA adenine methylase — protein: MIKSPLRYPGGKSKAIKQIIEYLPESFNEFREPLVGGGSVFIYLKQKFPNLKIWINDLNTELYLFWRYAQTNLSQLVAEVRKIKDKCQDGKLLFSELTTLDVNTLSDFDRAVRFFVLNRITFSGTVESGGFSQEAFHQRFTYSSIERLEKLESILTEDIKITNLDYNQVLNTGGEKIFIFLDPPYFSATKSRLYGKDGNLHTSFDHHKFAQLLEQCPYNWLITYDNSPQIRANFPFAYIYEWELQYGMNNYKQNVAAKGKELFITNYMITI
- the trpD gene encoding anthranilate phosphoribosyltransferase, with amino-acid sequence MTTSPILTQDSTSWYLLLQQLIDGESLTRTQAAELMQGWLSEAVPPELSGAILTALNFKGVSADELTGMAEVLQSQSKMGSREWGVGSGENSTQSSLSTQHSILSTVIDTCGTGGDGSSTFNISTAVAFVAAAYGVPVAKHGNRSASSLTGSADVLEALGVNLSAPSDKVQAALQEVGITFLFAPGWHPALKAVAGLRRTLRIRTVFNLLGPLVNPLRPTGQVVGLFTPKLLTTVAQALHNLGKQKAIVLHGRERLDEAGLGDLTDLAVLSDGELQLTTINPQEVGVSPAPIGALRGGNVQENAQILKDVLQGEGTQAQKDAVALNASLALQVAGAVPFLDHAQGVSVAKDILKTGSAWKKLEELVHFLGS
- a CDS encoding TIGR02281 family clan AA aspartic protease, with the protein product MLQPFLSRAILICLSGTVAVLSVACSEGNQKTAILRNQQSVVTEDLPAPAPNEPQAAPTIPASVDVPPSQMEPGSFEMGLDKAAGAVSISQSAQSPDDWYLVASQYNDAIALMKQVDKQSPEFAIAQTKISEYQRQIRYAVRQANAIARPLPNSPNPRRVAVAAPQPSPSPQYVIPVPPPNSTQLPSEQIDIPISAALSSEQEVFIAPIKRRMGGTPIVTVTFNGQQQFDMIVDTGASGTVITQQMANALGVVTVGKAKANTASSKGVEFPIGYVDSMAVGGVIVNKVPVAIAGAELETGLLGHDFFGNYDVTIKRNVVEFRRQSHSDANSQESVPIPLTSSRRYQSLIYP
- the carA gene encoding glutamine-hydrolyzing carbamoyl-phosphate synthase small subunit — protein: MPLSDAIPALLVLADGTAYRGWSFGATGTTIGEVVFNTGMTGYQEVLTDPSYCGQIVVFTYPELGNTGVNPEDEESERPQVRGAIARNICYKPSNWRSAQSLPDYLKQHQIPGIFGIDTRALTRKIRMYGAMNGGISTEILDEAELLEQVQAAPNMSGLNLVREVTTSQVYEWSDPTTSIWEFNPEAQVNSQESLTVVALDFGVKRNILRRLASYGCRVIVVPADTSPEEILKYNPDGIFLSNGPGDPSAVTEGITTAKALLESQKPMFGICMGHQILGHALGAETFKLKFGHRGLNQPAGLQQRVEITSQNHSFAIDPDSLPESVVEISHLNLNDRTVAGLRHKSLPVFSVQYHPEASPGPHDADYLFAQFVQEMRAAKQATTAQVS
- a CDS encoding STAS domain-containing protein; the encoded protein is MSVHFNDEEGIIAEPLNLTVSLRGTREARDNYQLFRLTGLLDAFSEPTFRKVLGGKIDEGPKHIILDLSQIDFVDSSGLGALVQLAKQAQNAEGTLQIVTNARVTQTVKLVRLEKFLSLQSTVDAAVENIKGA
- a CDS encoding Mini-ribonuclease 3; translated protein: MKSQEEELLDKQDEDLKPDLSWNQALLATTAPLIQNISQTQLQQLSPAALAYLGDAIYELYVRMSYLLPLKRSDAYHRLVVAQVRAETQALHLRSLTPYLKASELEIVRRGRNAATGRPKRVDPEIYQQATSLEALIGYLYLTDFPRLTELLQKIYLETEE
- the rlmB gene encoding 23S rRNA (guanosine(2251)-2'-O)-methyltransferase RlmB, giving the protein MTNKPKKIKTSSEANRGQPIKIKGKRVLANPIRSSRPSSEGNSSTSSKPRPPRPQRKFVDTAPTPKPQEDSDVIYGRHPVLSALENQRELNRLWVTPRLRYDPRFHNLILQAKENGTVIDEVEPKRLDQITNQANHQGIAAQIAPYSYIELYELIAQAKSTTDPVIVVADGITDPHNLGAIIRTAEAIGAQGLVIPQRRASGITSTVVKVAAGALENFPVARVVNLSRALEDLKEAGFWIYGTAAGASEPLHTVSFRGPIVLVVGSEGEGLSMLTQRSCDVLVSIPLVGKTPSLNASVAAGMALYEIFRQRSLNTLYLDKLPKPL
- a CDS encoding DUF1816 domain-containing protein, with the protein product MTTIWQHLKEITINSFNSLGLAWWVEITTQNPRCTYYFGPFLSSAEAKVAIKGYLEDLESEGAQGIGINVKRCKPENLTIADDLGERLDRKVKPAFSGQM
- a CDS encoding alpha/beta fold hydrolase, coding for MIAVAEKLNFYIQGQGFPILGLHGHPGSGRSLSVFTNHLSKRYQTIAPDLRGYGKSRFRSDFTMQDHLTDLEALLDDLQIEKCLVLGWSLGGILAMELALRLPQRITGLILVATAARPRGNHPPISWQDNLYTGIAALLNYIKPSWGWNIETFGKRSLFRYLIQQHTPTAYNYIAQEAVPAYLQTSTFATRALNSALRLGYNRVADLEQIHCPSLVLAGALDRHITAASSLETAQNIKHSQWQCYLNTAHLFPWEIPQQVLSDIDLWLANNSQVISSQ